Proteins from a genomic interval of Pseudomonas asplenii:
- the gabT gene encoding 4-aminobutyrate--2-oxoglutarate transaminase — protein MSKTNESLMQRRQAAVPRGVGQIHPIFAESAKNATVTDVEGREFIDFAGGIAVLNTGHVHPKIIAAVTEQLNKLTHTCFQVLAYEPYVELCEKVNAKVPGDFAKKTLLVTTGSEAVENAVKIARAATGRAGVIAFTGAYHGRTMMTLGLTGKVVPYSAGMGLMPGGIFRALYPNELHGVSIDDSIASIERIFKNDAEPRDIAAIIIEPVQGEGGFYVAPKEFMKRLRALCDQHGILLIADEVQTGAGRTGTFFAMEQMGVAPDLTTFAKSIAGGFPLAGVCGKAEYMDAIAPGGLGGTYAGSPIACAAALAVMEVFEEEHLLDRCKAVGERLVSGLKKIQAKHPVIGEVRALGAMIALELFEDGDSHKPNAAAVAQIVAKARDKGLILLSCGTYGNVLRVLVPLTSPDEQLDKGLAIIEECFAELA, from the coding sequence ATGAGCAAGACCAACGAATCCTTGATGCAACGCCGCCAGGCTGCCGTTCCACGCGGCGTCGGCCAGATCCACCCGATCTTCGCCGAGTCGGCGAAGAACGCCACCGTGACCGACGTCGAAGGTCGCGAGTTCATCGACTTCGCCGGCGGTATCGCCGTGCTGAACACTGGCCACGTGCACCCGAAAATCATCGCCGCAGTGACCGAGCAGTTGAACAAGCTGACCCACACCTGCTTCCAGGTCCTGGCCTACGAACCTTACGTAGAGCTGTGCGAGAAAGTGAACGCCAAGGTTCCGGGTGATTTCGCCAAGAAAACCCTGCTGGTCACCACCGGTTCCGAAGCGGTGGAAAACGCCGTGAAGATCGCCCGTGCCGCCACTGGCCGCGCCGGTGTGATCGCCTTCACCGGCGCCTACCACGGCCGCACCATGATGACCCTGGGCCTGACCGGCAAAGTCGTGCCTTACTCGGCCGGCATGGGCCTGATGCCCGGCGGTATCTTCCGCGCGCTGTACCCGAACGAACTGCACGGCGTGAGCATCGACGACTCCATCGCCAGCATCGAGCGCATCTTCAAGAACGACGCCGAGCCCCGTGACATCGCCGCGATCATCATCGAGCCGGTCCAGGGCGAAGGTGGTTTCTACGTCGCGCCCAAAGAGTTCATGAAGCGCCTGCGTGCCCTGTGCGACCAGCATGGCATCCTGCTGATCGCCGACGAAGTACAAACCGGCGCCGGTCGTACCGGTACCTTCTTCGCCATGGAACAGATGGGAGTCGCTCCGGACCTGACCACTTTCGCCAAGTCCATCGCCGGTGGCTTCCCGCTGGCCGGTGTGTGCGGCAAGGCCGAATACATGGACGCCATCGCTCCGGGCGGCCTGGGCGGCACCTACGCCGGTAGCCCGATTGCCTGCGCTGCGGCCCTGGCCGTGATGGAAGTGTTCGAGGAAGAGCACCTGCTGGACCGCTGCAAGGCTGTTGGCGAGCGTCTGGTCAGTGGCCTGAAGAAGATCCAGGCCAAGCACCCGGTGATCGGTGAAGTGCGTGCCCTGGGCGCGATGATCGCGCTCGAGCTGTTCGAAGACGGCGACAGCCACAAGCCGAACGCGGCAGCCGTGGCGCAGATCGTCGCCAAGGCCCGTGACAAGGGCTTGATCCTGCTGTCTTGCGGCACCTACGGCAACGTCCTGCGCGTGCTGGTCCCGCTGACCTCGCCGGATGAGCAGTTGGACAAGGGCCTGGCGATCATCGAAGAGTGCTTCGCCGAACTCGCCTGA
- a CDS encoding response regulator has protein sequence MTALDLPAVPRVLIAEADPWARDLLKQVLLTVRCDARLELCANGQDALQQLNEQPFDLVIADRELPGVDGLSLLYNIRQKKRHPLLPFILISSRSDIASVREALPLQPTAYLTKPLNMDGLTQRLQDLLLDAGQSVSCEIPALAPGMDLKTFLERRREQSDGAPLMADVQVAVKRSLNPAGLDLKLLEQEISTDPQITAVLISAANSAAQHHGSAVQTLAQALMRLGSAQSMNLILGLSLKRSAKLSDAALADYAERYWGLSLHTAEYGRTLARMFDLDQERCYCAGLLHRLGDLALLRCLQEWRQAGGELDDEQIGESLFALGASYGSALRTRWRLPLELRELIAAIYQLGGGVYSREALAMNLAAQLAHLTPREGIEDVAKSRAARLLKIGLADLTRLRKN, from the coding sequence ATGACTGCTTTGGATTTGCCCGCTGTACCCCGTGTATTGATTGCCGAGGCGGACCCTTGGGCACGGGACCTGTTGAAACAGGTGCTGCTGACGGTGCGTTGTGATGCGCGGCTGGAACTCTGTGCCAATGGCCAGGATGCCTTGCAGCAACTCAACGAGCAGCCCTTCGATCTGGTGATTGCCGACCGCGAGTTGCCAGGCGTCGATGGCTTGAGTCTGCTCTACAACATTCGCCAGAAAAAACGTCATCCACTGTTGCCGTTCATCCTGATCAGTTCGCGCAGCGACATCGCCAGCGTCCGCGAAGCCCTGCCGCTGCAACCGACGGCCTATCTGACCAAACCCCTCAACATGGATGGCCTGACCCAGCGCCTGCAGGATCTGCTGCTCGATGCCGGGCAGAGCGTATCCTGCGAGATTCCGGCCCTGGCGCCGGGTATGGACCTCAAGACTTTCCTCGAACGGCGACGCGAACAGTCGGATGGCGCGCCGCTGATGGCCGATGTGCAGGTTGCGGTGAAACGCAGCCTCAATCCTGCCGGCCTCGATCTCAAGCTGCTGGAGCAGGAAATCTCCACCGACCCGCAGATCACTGCGGTGCTGATCTCCGCCGCCAACAGTGCGGCGCAGCATCATGGCAGCGCGGTACAGACCTTGGCCCAGGCCCTGATGCGCCTGGGCTCGGCCCAAAGCATGAACCTGATCCTCGGCCTGAGCCTCAAGCGCAGTGCCAAGCTCAGCGACGCCGCTCTGGCCGATTACGCCGAGCGCTATTGGGGGTTGTCGCTGCACACGGCCGAGTACGGACGCACGTTGGCACGGATGTTCGATCTGGATCAGGAGCGTTGTTATTGCGCGGGGCTGTTGCACCGTCTGGGCGACCTGGCGTTGTTGCGCTGTCTGCAGGAATGGCGGCAGGCGGGTGGCGAGCTGGATGATGAGCAGATTGGTGAGTCGCTGTTTGCGCTGGGCGCCAGTTATGGTTCCGCGCTGCGTACCCGCTGGCGCTTGCCGCTGGAACTGCGGGAGTTGATCGCGGCGATCTATCAGCTCGGTGGCGGGGTGTATTCCCGTGAAGCGCTGGCGATGAACCTGGCGGCACAACTGGCGCACCTGACGCCCAGGGAGGGCATCGAGGACGTCGCCAAGAGCCGTGCCGCGCGACTGCTCAAGATCGGCCTGGCGGACCTGACGCGACTGCGCAAGAACTGA
- the gabD gene encoding NADP-dependent succinate-semialdehyde dehydrogenase: MQLKDSQLFRQQAFINGAWADADNGQTIKVNNPATGEILGTVPKMGAAETRRAIEAADKALPAWRALTAKERSNKLRRWFELMIENQDDLARLMTLEQGKPLAEAKGEITYAASFIEWFAEEAKRVYGDVIPGHQPDKRLIVIKQPIGVTAAITPWNFPAAMITRKAGPALAAGCTMVLKPASQTPFSALALAELAQRAGIPQGVFSVVTGSAGEVGGELTSNPIVRKLSFTGSTEIGRQLMAECAKDIKKVSLELGGNAPFIVFDDADLDKAVEGAIISKYRNNGQTCVCANRLYVQEGVYDAFAEKLKAAVAKLKIGNGLEEGTTTGPLIDEKAVAKVKEHIADALSKGATVLTGGNAMEGNFFEPTVLVNVPNNAAVAKEETFGPLAPLFRFKDEADVIAMSNDTEFGLASYFYARDLGRVFRVAEALEYGMVGVNTGLISNEVAPFGGIKASGLGREGSKYGIEDYLEIKYLCLGV, encoded by the coding sequence ATGCAGCTCAAAGATAGCCAGTTGTTCCGCCAGCAAGCCTTCATCAACGGGGCCTGGGCCGACGCGGACAATGGTCAGACGATCAAGGTCAACAACCCGGCCACCGGCGAAATCCTGGGTACCGTGCCGAAGATGGGCGCTGCCGAAACCCGCCGTGCCATCGAAGCCGCCGACAAGGCGCTGCCGGCCTGGCGCGCGCTGACCGCCAAGGAGCGTTCGAACAAACTGCGTCGCTGGTTCGAACTGATGATCGAGAACCAGGACGACCTGGCACGGCTGATGACCCTCGAGCAGGGCAAGCCGCTGGCCGAAGCCAAGGGCGAAATCACCTACGCCGCGTCCTTCATCGAGTGGTTCGCCGAAGAAGCCAAGCGCGTCTATGGCGACGTGATTCCCGGCCACCAGCCCGACAAGCGCCTGATCGTGATCAAGCAGCCGATCGGTGTGACCGCAGCGATCACCCCGTGGAACTTCCCTGCCGCGATGATCACCCGTAAAGCCGGCCCAGCTCTGGCCGCCGGTTGCACCATGGTGCTCAAGCCCGCTTCGCAGACCCCGTTCTCGGCTCTGGCCCTGGCCGAGCTGGCCCAGCGTGCCGGCATTCCGCAAGGCGTGTTCAGCGTGGTCACCGGCAGCGCCGGCGAAGTCGGCGGCGAGCTGACCAGCAACCCGATCGTGCGCAAGCTGTCCTTCACCGGCTCGACCGAAATCGGTCGCCAACTGATGGCCGAATGTGCCAAGGACATTAAAAAGGTTTCCCTGGAGCTGGGCGGCAACGCGCCGTTCATCGTGTTCGACGACGCCGACCTGGATAAGGCCGTCGAGGGCGCGATCATCTCCAAGTACCGCAACAACGGCCAGACCTGCGTCTGCGCCAACCGCCTGTACGTGCAGGAAGGTGTCTACGATGCCTTTGCCGAGAAACTCAAGGCGGCGGTCGCCAAACTGAAGATCGGCAACGGCCTGGAAGAGGGCACCACCACCGGTCCCTTGATCGACGAGAAAGCCGTGGCCAAGGTCAAGGAGCACATCGCCGATGCCCTGAGCAAAGGCGCCACCGTGCTGACCGGCGGCAACGCGATGGAAGGCAACTTCTTCGAACCGACCGTACTGGTCAACGTGCCGAACAACGCTGCCGTGGCCAAGGAAGAAACCTTCGGGCCGCTGGCGCCGCTGTTCCGTTTCAAGGATGAAGCCGACGTCATCGCGATGTCCAACGACACCGAGTTCGGCCTGGCTTCCTACTTCTACGCCCGTGACCTGGGCCGCGTGTTCCGCGTGGCCGAGGCTCTGGAATACGGCATGGTCGGCGTCAACACCGGGCTGATCTCCAACGAAGTCGCGCCGTTTGGTGGCATCAAGGCTTCGGGCCTGGGCCGTGAAGGTTCCAAGTACGGCATCGAAGACTACCTGGAAATCAAATATCTCTGCCTGGGCGTCTGA